The following coding sequences are from one Dama dama isolate Ldn47 chromosome 8, ASM3311817v1, whole genome shotgun sequence window:
- the LOC133060745 gene encoding myotubularin-related protein 9-like isoform X3, whose product MEFAELIRTGQAQAELLRGPEEPPLRGTLCITGHHLLLSPGPQATPDLWLLLLRNVDSIEKRVAGDSGTITLRCKDLRVLQLDIEGVEATLDIARSIEALSSLESVITSFPFFYRPKGLRLGDAWHFHPPECHYKRVARETSAWRLSEANEDFSLCPSYPRAVIVPRAVDDSALARSARFRQGGRFPVLSYYHAPSGTVLLRAGQPLTGPQKRRCSEDEELLRAVLAGARPGARGFIVDTRSPQAAKQARMTGGGTEAKAAYPGWKRLHRPLERGRPLQESFVHLVEACGDLEQSMDRWLNRLESCRWLSHVKETLSTACLAAQSMEQEGACVLVHGADGTDSTLLITSLAQLILDPLSRTMAGFQELIEREWIQAGHPFQLRCAHSAFSHARPKHEAPTFLLFLDCVWQLGRQFPLSLEFGEGMLLALFDHAYASPFGTFLCNNEKERPLSARDPSA is encoded by the exons ATGGAGTTCGCGGAGCTGATCCGCACCGGCCAGGCCCAAGCCGAGCTCCTGAGGGGCCCAGAGGAGCCCCCGCTGCGTGGCACGCTTTGTATCACCGGCCACCACCTGCTGCTGTCGCCAGGGCCCCAGGCGACTCCAGacctgtggctgctgctgttgCGTAACGTTGACTCCATCGAGAAGCG GGTTGCGGGTGACTCGGGCACCATCACGCTGCGCTGTAAGGACCTGAGAGTGTTGCAGCTGGACATAGAGGGCGTGGAGGCGACGCTGGACATCGCCCGCTCCATCGAG GCGCTGTCCTCCCTGGAATCGGTCATCACTTCCTTTCCGTTCTTCTACCGTCCCAAAGGTTTGAGGTTGGGCGACGCCTGGCACTTCCACCCCCCCGAATGTCACTACAAGCGAGTAGCTCGCGAG ACCAGCGCGTGGCGGCTGAGCGAGGCGAACGAGGACTTCAGCTTGTGCCCCAGTTACCCCCGCGCCGTGATCGTGCCTCGCGCGGTGGACGACAGCGCCCTGGCGCGTAGCGCCCGCTTCCGCCAGGGAGGCCGCTTCCCCGTGCTCAGCTACTACCACGCTCCCAGCGGAACC GTGCTGCTACGTGCAGGTCAGCCCCTGACTGGGCCCCAGAAGCGGCGTTGCTCTGAGGACGAGGAGCTGCTGAGAGCTGTGCTGGCGGGGGCTCGGCCCGGGGCCCGGGGCTTCATCGTGGACACACGCTCGCCCCAGGCCGCCAAACAGGCCCGCATGACTGGCGGGGGCACCGAGGCCAAGGCTGCCTACCCTGGCTGGAAACGACTGCACCGGCCCCTGGAGAG GGGGCGGCCCCTACAGGAGAGCTTCGTGCACCTGGTGGAGGCCTGTGGGGACCTGGAGCAGAGCATGGACCGCTGGCTTAATCGACTAGAGAGCTGCCGCTGGCTGTCCCATGTGAAGGAGACTCTGAGTACCGCCTGCCTAGCAGCTCAGAGCATGGAACA GGAAGGGGCCTGCGTCCTGGTACATGGGGCTGACGGCACGGACAGCACCCTGCTCATCACTTCACTGGCCCAACTCATCCTAGACCCCTTGAGCAGAACCATGGCTGGATTCCAGGAACTGATAGAGCGAGAGTGGATCCAG gctGGCCACCCCTTCCAGCTGCGCTGCGCTCACTCAGCCTTCTCCCACGCCCGCCCCAAACACGAGGCACCcacctttctcctcttcctggaCTGCGTGTGGCAACTGGGTCGCCAGTTCCCGCTGTCGCTGGAGTTTG